One window from the genome of Drosophila albomicans strain 15112-1751.03 chromosome 2L, ASM965048v2, whole genome shotgun sequence encodes:
- the LOC117564258 gene encoding LOW QUALITY PROTEIN: calcium uptake protein 1 homolog, mitochondrial (The sequence of the model RefSeq protein was modified relative to this genomic sequence to represent the inferred CDS: deleted 1 base in 1 codon), giving the protein MSVLRFLVTRQALTALSRRATLPAPTLLQNSRTYTTLYNYCNRNQIIASTNSTITTTTANQRQLQLQQTREHKRFGHGEERTPKVTKYFHFMVITLFVISVLDWGKVKRLLMPKVDADAGQKPTNGVSAGESDADSEATVDADDKLKAVKEKIGFRERKIIEYENRIRQFSTPDKVFRYFATIQVPVADDRHEVYMTPTDFLTSMTPGMKQPDGLGLDQYRRYDPKSVGEQLNLQLEKDSIFYKLGSFGLITFSDYIFLLTVLSISRRHFEIAFRMFDLNGDGDVDCEEFEMVATLVRQQTSMGTRHRDHANTGNTFKGVNSALITYFFGPNMDEKLTIEKFLDFQEQLQREMLSLEFERKQPNEEGNITEADFAELMLAYAGYPQKKKLKKLKRVKRRFRDHGTGISKQDYLDFFHFLNNINDVDTALTFYHIAGASIDQKTLQHVAKTVAAVNLSDHVVDVVFTIFDENNDNQLSNKEFVSVMKNRVQRGLEKPKDTGFLKMMRSVFKCAKETKPVLLDI; this is encoded by the exons ATGTCTGTGCTGCGTTTTTTGGTAACGCGGCAGGCGCTAACGGCGCTTAGCAGACGCGCCACACTGCCCGCCCCCACCCTATTGCAAAATTCACGTACATACACAACGCTGTATAATTATTGCAATAGGAATCAAATCATAGCGAGCACAAACtcaacaatcacaacaacaacggcaaatCAAAGACAACTTCAGCTACAGCAAACCCGGGAGCACAAGCGTTTTGGTCATGGCGAGGAGAGAACGCCGAAGGTAACCAAATACTTCCATTTCATGGTTATCACATTGTTTGTGATCTCCGTGCTAGATTGGGGCAA AGTGAAGCGCTTGCTCATGCCAAAAGTTGACGCGGATGCGGGTCAGAAACCCACAAATGGCGTTAGTGCCGGCGAAAGCGACGCCGATAGTGAAGCCACCGTCGATGCCGATGACAAGCTCAAAGCCGTCAAGGAGAAGATTGGTTTCCGTGAGCGCAAA ATCATTGAATATGAGAATCGCATCAGGCAATTCTCAACGCCAGACAAAGTATTTCGCTAT TTTGCCACCATCCAAGTGCCGGTGGCCGATGATCGACATGAGGTCTACATGACACCAACCGATTTCTTGACTAGCATGACGCCAGGCATGAAGCAACCAGATG GTCTGGGATTGGATCAGTATAGACGCTACGATCCTAAA TCGGTGGGTGAGCAGCTGAATCTGCAGCTTGAGAAGGACAGCATCTTCTACAAGCTTGGCTCCTTTGGCCTCATCACCTTCTCTGACTATATCTTTTTGCTCACCGTACTATCGA TTTCCCGTCGTCACTTCGAGATCGCCTTCCGCATGTTCGATTTgaatggcgatggcgatgtgGACTGCGAGGAATTCGAAATGGTGGCGACTCTCGTCCGACAACAGACGAGCATGGGAACACGACATCGCGATCATGCCAACACCGGGAACACGTTCAAG GGCGTCAATTCGGCATTGATCACGTATTTCTTTGGACCCAATATGGATGAGAAGCTGACCATCGAAAAGTTTCTGGACTTCCAAGAACAACTGCAACGTGAAATGCTCTCGCTGGAGTTTGAACGAAAACAACCCAACGAGGAGGGCAACATCACCGAAGCTGACTTTGCTGAACTGATGCTCGCCTATGCGGGATATCcccagaagaagaagctcaAGAAGCTGAAGCGTGTGAAGCGTCGTTTTCGTGATCATGGCACTGGCATTTCCAAGCAGGATTATCTCGACTTCTTTCACTTTCTGAACAACATCAACGATGTGGACACGGCGTTGACTTTCTATCACATTGCGGGCGCTTCGATTGATCAGAAGACGTTGCAGCATGTGGCCAAAACTGTGGCCGCTGTCAATCTCTCCGATCATGTGGTTGATGTGGTCTTTACCATCTTCGATGAGAACA ATGACAACCAGCTGAGTAACAAAGAATTCGTTTCGGTCATGAAGAATCGCGTGCAACGCGGTTTGGAGAAGCCCAAGGATACGGGCTTCCTTAAGATGATGCGTTCAGTGTTCAAATGTGCCAAGGAAACCAAACCCGTCTTACTTGACATTTAG